In Aegilops tauschii subsp. strangulata cultivar AL8/78 chromosome 3, Aet v6.0, whole genome shotgun sequence, one genomic interval encodes:
- the LOC109773380 gene encoding probable ubiquitin-conjugating enzyme E2 23, translating to MDVVPAATSPSIYPLDLVSFGRMVLDRGLVLPEAKVDNIYLPVDKFKLLRIDDCIVRKNVSDIKVMDRSHLYPGQVVASASDMGGQLGVVTGVNTLLNLAKLDNNGMATKIIKGVSPSSLRRVRSLNLGDFVVSGPWLGRVVEVYIDIDVLFEDGAICRGQHVIGSDACSVFKAARWLNGYWHPQREIGRIMKVETSGVLVYWVASMHCGTDKELVEASAPPAYQNPDDLTFFCASYNCCWGLADRCFFLETSSIEGDATSAPDQHNGDDDNEEEEEEEEQHSACSEDNQDECEASTSRVVPPTKQNDVRFYQKQLRKVRFEGHRWGKHLQAMRHVEVEFPMVVANTCTTVDVLWQDGTRQHGRPSTTLVPFGIMNEQELFPGQHVVANVLPINADVDATGDPDDMTTTSMNNDNAAPGSRPMERVGIVKSLQYEDQTVCVSWFKATRHPDEVKEVECDDTVSAYNLKIDPSHSAYYGDIVIRLLPSGSTDNGESTPLLQGNKKKNGVAADLSWVGRVVELPNGQVQVKWGDGSMSTVLPHEIAVVKDEHYMELWLEMGDWVEDDGTDDAPEEPAAANTDINLQNLDNNVDGVNLAMSRTSLLGLSFQSFLQLTSDVVARGKGHLMNWWPWSSSLPSSELPAHTNDDSIGGAALETSDAAVDVTSHGFAEGMKDADATCFCDKPFCFPCFDVLQISPLDHHYLDSTDKDIQGASRGKSWAKTVQKEWKILENGLPETIYVRAFEDRMDLLRVVMVGTSETPYHHGLFFFDLQLPPSYPDAPPQVYYHSFGLRLNPNLYESGTVCLSLLNTFGGEDTEVWSSATSSLLQVVVSIQGLVLNDQPYYNEAGYETLVGKPEGHRNALPYNENAYLLTLRTMQHLLRRPPRGFEEFVKEHFRRRGKFVLRTCNVWLQGNVVDDAHATEATRKRPCSARLRLALTNVMPSLVAAFTEIGAEGCEEFQ from the exons ATGGACGTCGTCCCTGCGGCTACATCTCCAAGTATTTACCCTCTCGACCTCGTGAGTTTCGGGCGCATGGTCCTCGACCGTGGCCTCGTTCTCCCGGAGGCCAAGGTGGACAACATCTATCTCCCCGTCGACAAGTTCAAGCTCCTGCGCATCGATGACTGTATTGTGCGTAAGAACGTCAGCGACATCAAGGTGATGGACAGGAGCCACCTGTACCCCGGACAGgtggtcgcgtccgcgtccgacATGGGCGGCCAGCTTGGCGTCGTCACCGGCGTCAACACCCTGCTCAACCTCGCCAAGCTCGACAACAACGGCATGGCGACCAAGATCATCAAGGGAGTGTCCCCGTCTAGCCTGCGGCGAGTCCGGAGCCTCAACCTCGGGGACTTTGTCGTGTCCGGTCCGTGGCTCGGCCGAGTCGTGGAGGTGTATATCGACATTGATGTGTTGTTTGAGGATGGAGCAATCTGCAGG GGGCAACACGTCATCGGGTCGGATGCTTGTTCAGTCTTCAAGGCGGCGCGGTGGCTTAATGGCTATTGGCATCCTCAACGAGAAATAGGAAGAATCATGAAGGTGGAGACGTCTGGTGTACTCGTCTACTGGGTTGCATCGATGCATTGTGGCACCGACAAAGAGCTAGTGGAGGCATCCGCTCCTCCGGCCTACCAGAACCCAGACGATCTAACATTCTTCTGCGCCTCGTACAATTGCTGCTGGGGGCTTGCTGACCGCTgtttttttcttgaaactagttcCATCGAAGGGGATGCAACTTCTGCTCCTGATCAACACAATGGTGATGATGAtaatgaggaggaggaggaggaggaggagcaacACAGTGCATGTTCAGAAGACAATCAAGACGAGTGTGAAGCATCAACCTCCCGGGTGGTACCACCCACAAAGCAGAATGATGTGAGGTTTTATCAGAAGCAGCTAAGGAAGGTCCGCTTTGAGGGACACAGATGGGGCAAGCACCTGCAAGCAATGAGACATGTGGAGGTGGAGTTTCCCATGGTCGTCGCCAACACGTGCACCACCGTCGACGTGTTGTGGCAGGACGGCACACGGCAGCATGGCAGACCTTCAACAACCCTTGTCCCCTTTGGGATCATGAATGAGCAAGAGTTGTTCCCGGGACAGCATGTCGTCGCAAACGTTCTTCCTATTAATGCCGATGTTGATGCTACTGGTGATCCTGATGACATGACAACTACTAGTATGAATAATGACAATGCTGCTCCTGGAAGTAGACCAATGGAGCGTGTGGGCATCGTCAAGAGCCTGCAGTATGAGGACCAGACGGTTTGTGTGTCATGGTTCAAGGCGACAAGGCACCCTGATGAGGTTAAGGAGGTGGAGTGCGATGACACCGTCAGTGCTTACAACCTAAAGATAGACCCTAGCCACTCTGCTTACTACGGAGATATAGTCATTCGTCTCCTACCATCAGGATCAACCGACAACGGTGAAAGCACACCGTTGTTACAGGGAAACAAGAAGAAAAATGGCGTTGCTGCTGATCTTTCGTGGGTGGGGCGTGTAGTTGAACTTCCTAATGGGCAAGTCCAAGTCAAGTGGGGTGATGGTAGCATGTCAACG GTATTGCCCCATGAGATCGCCGTCGTCAAGGACGAGCACTACATGGAGCTATGGCTTGAAATGGGCGACTGGGTAGAGGACGATGGCACCGATGATGCCCCTGAAGAACCGGCTGCTGCCAACACG GATATCAATCTTCAGAATCTAGATAATAATGTCGATGGTGTCAACCTGGCAATGTCGAGGACAAGCCTTTTAGGTTTATCGTTCCAGTCTTTCCTCCAATTGACCAGCGACGTGGTGGCTCGAGGTAAAGGACACTTGATGAACTGGTGGCCCTGGTCGTCGTCCTTACCAAGCTCAGAGTTACCCGCGCACACGAATGATGATAGTATCGGTGGTGCTGCACTGGAGACCAGCGATGCTGCCGTAGATGTGACCAGCCATGGTTTTGCCGAGGGAATGAAGGATGCAGATGCTACCTGTTTCTGCGACAAACCGTTCTGCTTTCCATGTTTTGATGTACTGCAGATTAGCCCTTTGGATCACCACTACCTTGACAGTACGGACAAG GACATACAGGGCGCTAGCCGTGGGAAGAGTTGGGCCAAAACAGTGCAAAAAGAATGGAAAATTCTGGAGAACGGCTTACCAG AAACCATTTACGTCCGAGCGTTCGAGGACCGCATGGATCTACTTCGGGTGGTGATGGTGGGCACGAGTGAGACACCATACCATCACGGCCTCTTCTTCTTCGATTTGCAGCTACCTCCATCGTACCCGGATGCCCCACCGCAAGTGTACTACCACTCCTTTGGCCTACGCCTCAATCCCAACCTCTACGAGTCTGGTACAGTGTGCCTCAGCTTGCTAAACACGTTCGGTGGCGAGGACACTGAGGTATGGTCGTCGGCAACTTCAAGCCTGCTCCAAGTCGTTGTCTCCATCCAGGGCCTCGTCCTTAATGACCAACCATACTACAATGAGGCCGGCTATGAGACATTGGTTGGCAAACCAGAGGGCCACCGCAATGCGCTGCCCTACAATGAGAATGCTTACCTACTAACCCTCCGGACCATGCAACACCTTTTACGTCGGCCACCTCGGGGATTTGAGGAATTCGTCAAGGAACACTTCCGCCGTCGGGGAAAATTTGTGCTTAGGACATGCAATGTGTGGCTTCAGGGAAATGTTGTCGACGATGCCCATGCCACTGAAGCGACTAGGAAGCGGCCGTGTTCGGCTAGGTTAAGGCTTGCACTCACAAACGTGATGCCAAGCCTTGTGGCAGCCTTCACCGAGATCGGCGCCGAGGGGTGCGAAGAGTTCCAGTAG